From the genome of Streptococcus lutetiensis, one region includes:
- a CDS encoding glycoside hydrolase family 32 protein, translating into MNEMTVTNQRYRLNYHLMAKSGWINDPNGLSYFKGYYHIFYQYYPYDSEWGPMHWGHARSKDLVHWETLPVALTPGASEDGCFSGSAIEYDGKLWLIYTGHHYTDPTDQEQFYEDQNLAYSTDGIHFKKYEGNPVLRTPVGNTKHFRDPKVWQDSDNFYMVLGSQEENGLGRALLYRSKNLIDWEFISVLSQAIDCDREGFMWECPDFFRLNGEDVLLMSPQGVQEDGDKYRNLNQTGYLLGQLDDNNGVFHRGKFFEIDNGHDFYATQTLLTSDGRRVMIAWMNAWDSPMYEKEDGWAGALTLPRELVIRDGRLCQLPIKELKTLREKILFDGKLEKDVPYTLEDSSEIIIDAQHINSGQFLSLFDGSNSLKISIDRDGDRIILNRTTTDGERVAHMSLSDSLSLHIYVDSSSVEIFVNQGSVTFTERMYWQDKINLRLLADCDNQSCIYQLERNANSY; encoded by the coding sequence ATGAATGAAATGACTGTTACTAACCAGCGTTATCGCCTGAACTATCATTTAATGGCCAAATCAGGATGGATTAATGATCCTAATGGTTTATCATATTTTAAGGGGTATTACCATATCTTTTATCAATATTATCCATATGACTCTGAGTGGGGGCCAATGCATTGGGGACATGCTAGAAGTAAAGATTTGGTTCATTGGGAAACACTACCAGTTGCTTTAACACCAGGAGCAAGCGAAGATGGCTGCTTTTCAGGTAGTGCGATTGAGTATGATGGAAAATTATGGTTGATTTATACTGGTCACCATTATACTGATCCAACAGATCAAGAACAATTTTATGAAGATCAGAATCTTGCCTACAGTACTGATGGTATCCATTTTAAAAAATATGAAGGTAACCCTGTTTTGAGAACACCTGTCGGTAACACCAAACATTTTAGAGATCCAAAAGTTTGGCAAGATAGTGATAATTTCTATATGGTTTTGGGAAGTCAAGAGGAGAATGGATTAGGTAGAGCGTTGCTATATCGTTCTAAAAATTTAATTGATTGGGAATTTATTTCAGTATTATCACAAGCTATCGATTGTGATAGAGAAGGTTTTATGTGGGAATGTCCAGATTTCTTCAGATTAAATGGAGAAGATGTTTTACTAATGTCTCCACAAGGAGTTCAAGAAGATGGCGATAAATACCGTAACCTGAATCAGACAGGCTATTTACTTGGACAATTAGATGACAACAATGGTGTCTTCCATCGTGGGAAGTTTTTCGAGATTGATAATGGTCATGATTTCTATGCAACTCAAACTTTACTGACATCAGATGGACGTCGTGTTATGATAGCTTGGATGAATGCCTGGGATTCTCCGATGTATGAAAAAGAAGATGGTTGGGCAGGAGCTTTAACATTACCAAGAGAATTGGTTATTCGTGATGGTCGACTTTGTCAGTTGCCAATTAAAGAATTAAAAACTTTGCGCGAAAAGATATTATTTGATGGAAAACTTGAAAAAGATGTACCTTATACTTTAGAAGATAGCAGTGAAATTATTATTGATGCTCAACATATTAATTCTGGTCAATTCTTAAGTCTTTTTGATGGTAGTAATAGTTTAAAAATATCCATTGATCGTGATGGTGATCGAATTATTTTAAATCGAACAACTACTGATGGTGAACGTGTCGCTCATATGTCATTATCTGATAGCTTGTCTTTACATATCTATGTAGATAGTAGCTCTGTTGAAATTTTCGTGAATCAAGGAAGTGTCACTTTTACAGAAAGGATGTATTGGCAGGATAAAATTAACCTAAGGCTGTTAGCAGACTGTGATAATCAATCATGTATCTATCAATTGGAAAGAAATGCAAATAGTTACTAA
- a CDS encoding LacI family DNA-binding transcriptional regulator, which produces MSEKRPRLEDVAALAGVSKTTVSRVLNNRGYLSKETIQKVNDAMKEIGYQPNIIARQFYTQKTNLVGLIFPTINNPFFAQLEAEMELLLYKKGYKVLIGNSQNDPDKEEDYLNQLLSHQVDGLIVGAHNQGLSEYQNRNLPIVSIDRIMNEDIPVISSDNYQGGRIATEKLISADCQYIVHTNGPIELQTPAQKRRIGYEDTMIEHGLTPITYHLDFNISQEEKRERLRHIFVEHPEVDGIFASNDTDAAILLSLAQEFDRNVPNDLKIIGYDGADMARLLLPHLSTIQQPINEMAELAVTILDNRINGKGDEATSYTLPVKLIEGKTC; this is translated from the coding sequence ATGTCCGAAAAACGTCCAAGACTTGAAGATGTAGCTGCTTTGGCGGGTGTTTCCAAAACAACTGTTTCCAGAGTTTTAAATAATAGGGGATACTTAAGTAAAGAAACAATTCAAAAAGTTAATGACGCAATGAAAGAAATAGGCTATCAGCCAAATATTATTGCACGACAATTCTATACACAAAAGACTAACTTAGTCGGACTTATCTTCCCTACTATTAATAATCCATTCTTTGCGCAACTAGAAGCTGAAATGGAACTTCTTTTGTACAAAAAAGGATATAAAGTTTTAATTGGTAATTCACAAAATGATCCAGATAAAGAAGAAGATTATTTGAATCAATTACTGAGTCATCAGGTTGATGGTTTAATTGTTGGGGCGCATAACCAGGGGTTAAGTGAGTATCAAAACAGAAACTTACCAATTGTTTCTATTGATAGAATTATGAATGAGGATATTCCTGTTATTTCTTCGGATAATTACCAAGGTGGGAGGATAGCTACAGAAAAACTAATTTCTGCTGACTGTCAGTATATTGTACATACTAATGGTCCTATAGAATTACAGACACCAGCTCAGAAGCGTCGTATTGGTTATGAAGATACCATGATAGAACATGGATTGACACCGATAACTTATCATCTTGACTTTAATATTAGTCAGGAAGAAAAAAGGGAGCGTCTACGTCACATTTTTGTAGAACATCCGGAAGTTGATGGTATTTTTGCATCTAATGATACTGATGCAGCTATTTTGTTATCTTTAGCACAAGAATTTGACCGTAATGTTCCAAATGATTTAAAAATTATTGGATATGATGGCGCAGATATGGCACGCTTATTACTCCCTCATCTTTCGACTATTCAGCAGCCTATCAATGAGATGGCTGAACTAGCAGTAACCATTTTAGATAATCGGATTAATGGTAAAGGTGACGAAGCCACTTCATATACATTACCGGTGAAACTGATTGAAGGTAAAACTTGTTAA
- a CDS encoding acylphosphatase: MKKVRLIVSGRVQGVGFRYSTFALAQSLGDIYGRVWNNDDGTVEILAQSDDSAKMAKFIQEIRKGPSKWAKVTYVDVKMANFKDYTDFQIAN; this comes from the coding sequence ATGAAAAAAGTTCGTCTAATTGTCTCAGGCCGAGTTCAAGGAGTGGGTTTTCGTTATTCGACTTTCGCCCTTGCTCAAAGTCTAGGTGATATTTACGGTCGCGTTTGGAATAATGATGATGGCACCGTTGAAATCCTCGCCCAATCCGATGATTCCGCTAAAATGGCAAAATTTATTCAAGAAATTCGCAAAGGACCATCTAAATGGGCAAAAGTAACCTACGTCGATGTCAAAATGGCTAATTTTAAAGACTATACTGATTTTCAAATTGCCAACTAA
- the yidC gene encoding membrane protein insertase YidC has translation MKKKLNRVLFSGLSLSLLFLLSGCVSQDSHGNPTGTIWHVLGEPMAKLIQHFANNMDLGFGLAIILVTIIVRCIILPLGLYQSWKASYQSEKMAYLKPIFAPINERMRNATTQEEKLAAQTELMAAQKENGINMLGGMGCLPLLVQMPFFSAMYFAAQYTQGVSESTFLGIDLGSRSMPLTAVIAILYFFQSWLSMQAVAEEQRAAMKGTMYVMPLMMVFFGMSMPASVLLYWLVGGFFSIIQQLITMFIIKPKLRKQIAEEFEKNPPKTYKSTKRKDVTPAAATTQLNKPKKSNRNAGKQRHRK, from the coding sequence TTGAAAAAGAAACTAAATCGCGTCCTCTTTTCAGGACTAAGCTTATCGTTATTGTTCTTACTAAGTGGTTGTGTCAGCCAAGATTCACATGGTAACCCAACAGGGACTATTTGGCATGTGCTTGGTGAACCAATGGCAAAACTTATCCAACATTTTGCCAATAACATGGACCTTGGATTTGGCTTAGCTATTATCTTAGTAACAATCATTGTTCGTTGTATCATTCTTCCGCTTGGACTTTACCAATCATGGAAAGCAAGTTACCAATCAGAAAAGATGGCTTACTTAAAACCAATCTTTGCACCAATCAACGAACGAATGCGCAATGCAACTACTCAAGAAGAAAAATTAGCTGCCCAAACAGAATTAATGGCTGCGCAAAAAGAAAATGGCATTAACATGCTTGGCGGTATGGGATGTCTTCCACTTCTTGTCCAAATGCCATTCTTCTCAGCTATGTACTTTGCCGCTCAATACACACAAGGTGTTTCTGAAAGTACTTTCCTGGGTATTGACCTTGGAAGCCGTAGCATGCCACTAACAGCTGTTATCGCTATCCTCTACTTCTTCCAATCATGGTTATCAATGCAAGCGGTCGCTGAAGAACAACGTGCTGCCATGAAAGGAACAATGTACGTGATGCCGCTCATGATGGTCTTCTTCGGTATGAGCATGCCAGCAAGTGTTCTCCTTTACTGGTTGGTCGGTGGTTTCTTCTCAATCATTCAACAATTGATTACAATGTTTATCATTAAACCAAAACTTCGTAAACAAATCGCTGAAGAATTTGAAAAGAATCCTCCAAAAACATACAAATCAACTAAACGTAAAGACGTTACACCTGCCGCTGCAACTACTCAACTTAACAAACCTAAGAAAAGTAACCGTAACGCTGGTAAACAACGTCACCGTAAATAA
- the greA gene encoding transcription elongation factor GreA, whose protein sequence is MAEKTYPMTLAEKEQLEQELEELKLVRRPEVVERIKIARSYGDLSENSEYDAAKDEQAFVEGQIQIIETKIRYAEIIDSDAVAKDEVAIGKTVTVQEVGTTDKDVYHIVGAAGADIFSGRISNESPIAQALIGKKTGDIVTIESPAGNYDVEIISVEKTA, encoded by the coding sequence ATGGCAGAAAAAACTTATCCAATGACCCTTGCTGAAAAAGAACAACTTGAACAAGAATTAGAAGAACTAAAATTAGTTCGTCGTCCAGAAGTTGTTGAACGTATTAAAATCGCTCGTTCATACGGTGACCTTTCAGAAAACTCTGAGTACGATGCAGCCAAAGACGAACAAGCATTTGTTGAAGGCCAAATCCAAATTATTGAAACTAAAATCCGTTATGCTGAAATCATTGATAGCGATGCTGTAGCAAAAGATGAAGTTGCTATCGGTAAAACAGTCACTGTTCAAGAAGTTGGAACAACTGATAAAGATGTCTATCATATCGTTGGTGCTGCTGGTGCTGATATCTTCTCAGGTCGTATCTCTAACGAAAGCCCAATCGCTCAAGCTTTGATTGGTAAGAAAACAGGCGACATCGTGACAATCGAATCACCTGCTGGAAACTACGATGTTGAAATCATCAGCGTTGAAAAAACTGCTTAA
- the mltG gene encoding endolytic transglycosylase MltG, protein MTEFNDDKPKTQKEKSFKEQILAELEEANCLRKQHDLEPRQKEKEAEEFAHRTAELMAEYEAEDRRERQEAKIREEKRHLEEKAKTALAENQIETKIDNQKIKDILRNIDQTFNPDGAESAKADDEHESYLVRATDGVGYDGNPDISDTPSGESESKDNLQFEQDSEQSDETETDLENRVGTKRRRKRQKTNSLAGKIALFLISTIIITLIATGFFVYRYVDSSIKPLDSSSKKYITVDIPEGSGNKYIGQILEKSGVIKSATVFNYYTKFKNYSNFQSGYYNLQPSMDLDEICKQLKEGGTPQPEKPSLGKILVTEGYTIKQISEAVTKNAAKKHASTPYTTDDFLKVVQDDAFISKMTAKYPKLLGSLPEADKVTYRLEGYLFPATYSYYEKTSMEDIVENMISTMDSYMSQYYDTIAASGKSVNDVLTLASLVEKEGSTDDDRRNIASVFYNRINNDMPLQSNIAILYAMGKLGEETSLAADASIDTSIDSPYNVYTNTGLMPGPVDAPSLSAIEATVNPASTNYYYFVADVKTGKVYYSENFDDHKANVEKYVNSQINE, encoded by the coding sequence TTGACCGAATTTAACGACGATAAGCCAAAAACTCAAAAAGAAAAAAGTTTTAAGGAGCAAATTTTAGCTGAACTTGAAGAAGCTAATTGCTTACGCAAGCAACATGATTTAGAACCTCGCCAAAAGGAAAAAGAAGCAGAAGAATTTGCGCATCGAACGGCTGAACTAATGGCTGAATACGAAGCAGAAGATCGAAGAGAGCGTCAAGAGGCTAAGATTCGAGAAGAAAAACGTCACCTTGAAGAGAAAGCGAAAACTGCTTTAGCTGAGAATCAGATTGAAACCAAAATAGATAATCAAAAAATTAAAGACATACTGAGAAATATCGATCAGACCTTCAACCCTGATGGAGCAGAGTCAGCTAAGGCTGATGATGAGCACGAAAGTTACTTAGTGAGAGCAACAGATGGTGTGGGTTATGATGGTAATCCAGATATTTCTGATACCCCTTCAGGTGAGTCTGAATCAAAAGATAATCTTCAATTTGAGCAAGATTCTGAGCAATCAGATGAAACAGAGACAGACTTGGAGAATAGAGTGGGAACAAAACGCAGAAGAAAACGTCAAAAGACAAATAGTTTAGCAGGAAAAATTGCTTTATTTTTAATTTCAACAATTATCATTACCTTAATCGCAACAGGTTTCTTTGTGTACCGCTATGTTGATAGTTCTATTAAGCCACTTGATAGTTCATCAAAGAAATATATTACGGTTGATATTCCAGAAGGATCTGGGAACAAATACATCGGACAAATCCTTGAGAAATCTGGTGTGATTAAGAGTGCAACTGTCTTTAATTACTACACAAAATTTAAAAATTACAGCAATTTCCAAAGTGGATACTATAATTTGCAACCAAGCATGGATTTGGATGAAATTTGTAAACAACTTAAAGAAGGTGGAACTCCTCAACCAGAAAAACCGTCGCTTGGTAAAATCTTGGTAACTGAAGGTTACACAATCAAGCAAATTTCTGAAGCTGTGACTAAAAATGCAGCTAAGAAACATGCTTCAACGCCATATACGACTGATGATTTCTTGAAAGTTGTTCAAGATGATGCCTTTATTTCAAAAATGACAGCTAAGTATCCAAAACTTTTAGGCAGTCTTCCTGAGGCTGATAAAGTAACTTATCGACTAGAAGGTTACCTTTTCCCAGCAACATACAGCTACTATGAAAAGACAAGTATGGAAGATATTGTTGAGAACATGATTTCAACAATGGATTCTTATATGTCTCAGTACTACGATACTATTGCTGCAAGTGGAAAATCAGTTAACGATGTTTTAACCCTTGCATCATTAGTTGAAAAAGAAGGTTCAACTGATGATGATCGCAGAAATATTGCTAGCGTCTTTTATAATCGCATAAATAATGACATGCCACTCCAAAGTAATATTGCTATCTTGTATGCAATGGGTAAACTTGGTGAAGAGACTAGTCTAGCGGCTGATGCAAGTATTGACACATCAATTGATTCACCGTATAATGTTTATACCAACACTGGTTTGATGCCTGGTCCGGTAGACGCTCCTAGTCTATCGGCTATCGAGGCAACTGTTAACCCTGCTTCAACGAATTACTATTACTTCGTTGCAGATGTTAAGACAGGTAAGGTCTACTACTCAGAAAACTTTGATGACCACAAAGCTAATGTTGAAAAATATGTTAATAGTCAAATAAATGAATAA